The window CATCGGCCCGGGCAACGGGACGCTCGTGAACGTCATCCGCCTCGCGAGCGGGGCCGAGCCACTCGTCGCCGGCAAGCCCGAGCTCGCCCTGCACCGGGAGTCGATCGACCGCGTCGCGGCGCAGCGTCCGCTGATCGTGGGCGACCGGCTCGACACCGACATCGAGGGCGCCGTGCGCGCCGGCACCGACAGCCTGCTCGTGCTCACCGGCGTGACCGGGGCCGCCGACCTGCTCGCCGCGCCGCCGACCCGTCGACCCACCTACCTCGCGGCCGATCTGCGGGGGCTGCTCACGGCGCACCCCGACGTGGACGCCGCCGGTGGGGGCGCCGCGCTCGGCGGCTGGACGGCCCGGGTGTCGGGCGGACGCCTGCGGTTGAGCGGGGAGGGAGACCCGGTCGACGCGTTGCGCGTCGCCTGCGTGGCCACCTGGTCGTTCCCGGGGGACGTCGACACCTCCGAGGTCGTGGTGCGCCTGGCGGCGGGCTCCGTGTGAGGAACGGACTGATCGCGGCGACGGTCTTCGCCTGGACCGCGCTCGTCCTCTGCGCGGACGGCGGCAGTGTGCTCGACGGTGCCCTCGGCGGTGTCCTCGACGGTGTGCTCGGCGACGGCGGTCTGGCGACCCAGCGGCTGTTCGGGCTCGCGACGTGGGCGCTGCTGCTGGGTTTCCTGGCGGGGGAGAGCGCGCTCGTCCGCGCCCAGGTCGGGGTGGTCGTCGCGTTCGCGACCGCGGTCGAGTACACGTTCTCGCCGCTGCTCGGCGTCTACACCTACCGCCTCGACAACGTCCCCGCGTACGTGCCGCCGGGGCACGGGCTGGTCTACCTCTGCGCGCTCGCGCTCGGCCGCACGGCCTGGGTGCACCGGCACCACCGCCGTCTCCGGGCCGGCGTCGTCCTCGCCGGCGGCGCGTTCGCGGGCTGGGGTCTGTTCCTGGCCGAGCAGACCGACGTCCTCGGCGCCTTCTGGTATCTCTGCCTGGTCGGGTTCTGCTGGTTCGGCCGGTCGCAGACGCTGTACCTCGGCGCCTTCGCGATCGTCACCTACCTGGAGCTCGTCGGCACCTGGGCCGGGACGTGGACGTGGTCGACGCACGACCCGACCGGGCTGATCCCGATCGGCAACCCGCCCAGCGGGGCGGCCGGCGGCTACGGCTGGTTCGACCTGGCCGCGTTGTGGTCGGCGCCGTTCGTGCTCGCCTACGTCAGGTGGGCGAGGACCGCGCTGTGGAGGAGGCCGTTGGTCGCGACCGCACTGCCGCCGTCCGGGCCCGGCCGTCCGGAGACGTCGGTGAACGTCCCGCCGGCCTCGGACACGATCAGCGCGAGCGGGGCGAGGTCGTGCAACGCGACCTCGGGTTCCGCGGCCAGGTCGACCGTCCCCTCCGCGAGCAGCACGTAGGACCAGAAGTCCCCGTACGCCCGCGTCCGCCAGCACGCGCGGGTCAGGTCGAGGAACCCCGGCAGCAGGCCGCGCTCCTCCCAGCCGGACAGGCTCGAGTACGACAGCGACGCGTCGGCGAGCGTCGCGACCGCGGAGACCTGGCAGCGCGCCGGCTCCGCCGCACCGCTGCGCGTCCAGGCGCCGCCACCCGCGCTCGCCCACCAGCGCCGGCCGAGCGCGGGGGCCGAGACCACGCCGACGACGACGTCGTCGCCGTCCATGAGCGCGATCAGCGTCGCCCAGACCGGGACGCCGCGCACGAAGTTCTTCGTGCCGTCGATCGGATCGATCACCCAGCGGCGGGCGCCGGAACCGGCGTCCCCGAACTCCTCGCCGTGGACCGCGTCGACGGGTCGCGCGTCGGCGAGCAGGTCCCGCAGGTGCTGCTCGGTGTCGCGGTCGGCGTCGGTGACCGGGGTCAGGTCGGGCTTCGACTCGATCCGCAGGTCGAGGGCGCGGAACCGGGCGGTGGTGATCGCGTCCGCAGCGTCGGCGAGG of the Sporichthya polymorpha DSM 43042 genome contains:
- the hisN gene encoding histidinol-phosphatase, with the translated sequence MSDFQDKYADDLSLALSLADAADAITTARFRALDLRIESKPDLTPVTDADRDTEQHLRDLLADARPVDAVHGEEFGDAGSGARRWVIDPIDGTKNFVRGVPVWATLIALMDGDDVVVGVVSAPALGRRWWASAGGGAWTRSGAAEPARCQVSAVATLADASLSYSSLSGWEERGLLPGFLDLTRACWRTRAYGDFWSYVLLAEGTVDLAAEPEVALHDLAPLALIVSEAGGTFTDVSGRPGPDGGSAVATNGLLHSAVLAHLT